The window AGCGTCCCGAACCAATGGGCCAGAGCGCTCCAAACTCGAACAAAAACTGACCAATCATTGGGGTATTCAATGCTACAAAAGCCAGTATATTAATAATAAGCAAGTGTTTTACAGCCGGTGGAAAAATCGAAAATTGCGTATTCGGGCTGTATTGCGATGATTGATAATTCAAGAATATGAGGTATTTATTAGCAATTTATTTTGATGGAATATACGGTTCCTAATCGTCAAATCTAATAACAGATAAAGCGCAGTCAACTCGACTTATGTACATACGATTAATCGGTCTTTTTGTTGTCAGATTAATCGTAAAAAAACAAAACTGCCACAAGATGTACACTTGTGGCAGTCCTGTAATGTTAGATTGAAATTTATAACAAAAACTGTTGTCTCATTGCTAATGTTGCTTCATATAATCCACCGTAAGTTGTACCATCGTTTTAACACCCAGTTTCATCCCCTCTTCTTCGATATAAAAATCAGGAGTATGGTGTGGGGCTGCCTCTGACGGATCCATATCTTTAGGCATACCCCCTACGAACCAATACAATCCGGGTACCTTCTTTTGGAAAAACGAGAAATCCTCAGCACCCGTAATAGCGTCCGACAATATCACATTTTCTGATCCAGCTGCATCCTGCAGGGTAGGCAACATCTGCTCGGTAAGTTCGGGATCATTATACGTCACCGGATATCCCTTCTCAATTTTGACCTCCGCTTTTGCTCCCATACTTTCGGCCGTTTTTGTAGCTACGTGTCGTATTTTATCATGAATAATCTCCTGCATTCCGGTATCCAACGTGCGAATAGTCCCAATCATTTCCGCTTCTTCAGGAATAATATTATTTCGAACGCCTGCTTCAATTTTTCCAACAGATATTACGGCCGCTGCTTTCGTCAATTCAGTTTGACGGCTAATAATAGACTGTAACCCCTCAATTATTTTTGCCGATGTTACAATAGGATCAACACCGGTCCAAGGCGTAGACCCATGCGTTTGATTTCCTTTAACAGTAATAACAAAGCGATCCGCAGCTGCCATGGTCCCTTTGGGACGATATCGAATTTTACCGACTTCGGTCTGCGAATTTATATGCTGTCCAAATACAACATCCACATCCGGATTTTCTAATACTCCTTCTTTAACCATCAACTCGGCACCGCCTTCTTCTCCCGGAGGTGCCCCCTCTTCAGCTGGCTGAAAAATAAATTTAACCGTTCCATTTAATTCATCTTTCATATCAGAAAGTATCTTTGCTGCTCCCATGAGCATCGCAACATGTGTATCATGTCCACAGGCATGGCTAACCCCCACTTCTTTACCTAAATAGGTCGTCGTTTTTGTCGATTTAAATGGCACATCAGCCCGCTCTTTCACCGGCAAAGCATCAATATCAGCGCGTAAACCAACTACGGGACCGTCATTTTCCCCCTCTAAAATTGCTACAACTCCCGTATGCGCAACCCCCGTTTCAACCTCCAGTCCAAGCTCACGCATATAATCGGCAATAAATTCAGCCGTTTCTTCTTCCCTGTTTGATAGCTCTGGATTTTCATGCACATGACGACGCCACTCAACAACCTGACCAAATATCTCTTCCGTCTGTTCATTAATTTGCTCATCTATTTTCTGGGAATGCTCTTGCTGTGCTACTGCTTGGCTTTCTAAACCTAAAACAAGCAATACAATTAACATCCCACATATGCCTACTTTTTTCATCATTTTCCCGAATTTAGTTCTAATTAAAACCTATCATAGTAAAAAACCCTCAGGATTTCCAAAATCCCGAGGGTTTAAATAACTACAGTTAATATTTATGCCTGGTATATTACTTTACAAACAGCATTTCACGATATATCGGCAGTGGCCAGTAATCGTCAGCAACATGCCGTTCCAAGTAATCAACCGAATCACGGATCTTTGTCATAGCCGGACGTACCTCGTCTTTAACGTATGTAGCACTTTCGAGGACCGAATCGCCATTACTTTGAAGAACAACTTCACGAAGTTCTTCCAACGCATCATTGAGATCATTCAATCCGCTATTTACTTTTTTAAGCATTTCAAGTGAACCCCGATTTTCTAACCCGAGCTTATCAATGCGCTCTACATTTTCTGAGAGCTCATTCATGTAACGTACAGCAGCTGGATAGATCATCGTTTTAGCCATCGACTCGGTGGTATCTGCTTCAATATTGAGCGTCGTTAAATACTGCTCCGCCCAAATTTCCTGCCGTGAATGGATCTCTCGTTTATTTAACACTTTATGTTTTTCAAAGAGCTCAACATTTTTGTCGTCTGTTAACTTTGGCAGCGCATCCATCGTCGTTCGCAAATTAAGCAAACCACGTTCTTCCGCTTCCTTCTCCCATTCTTCGGAATAACCATCCCCATTAAAGATGATATCTTTCGAATCAGATAACGCCTCTCGGATCACTTTACCAAGGGATTCTTCCAGAGGAGTACCGCTATCCACTTTTTCTTCAAGGTCGGTGCATAGTTTGTCAATAGCATCAGCCACTATGGTATTTAACACTGCAATAGGGAAGGAAATTGACTGACTTGACCCTACAGCTCGAAACTCAAACTTATTACCTGTAAAGGCAAAAGGTGAGGTTCGATTTCGATCACCAGCATGCTTTGGCAATGACGGTAGCACGGGTGTACCTAATCCGAGCAGCCCCCCTTGTTTCGATTCCTTGGCTCCACCATTCAGCAATTGTTCAATAACATCAGCTAATTGATCTCCAATATACGCCGAAATAATAGCTGGCGGTGCTTCATTTGCTCCCAAGCGATGATCATTTCCAGCATGAGCAATGCTAATCCGTAGTAAGTCCTGATGCTCATATACAGCTTTTAAAATAGAGGTAAAGAAAAACAGGAACTGTCTGTTGTCATGCGGATTATCTCCAGGTTCAAGCAAGTTTATACCGCTGCTGGTACTTAACGACCAGTTTAAGTGTTTTCCACTGCCGTTAAGTCCGTCAAACGGCTTTTCATGAAGCAAGCATTCGAACCCATAGTTACGTGCTATCCGTTTTAAGGTGATCATCATCAGCTGTTGGTGATCGGCCGCGATGTTGCACGTTTCAAATATTGGAGCGATTTCGAACTGGCCCGGTGCCACTTCGTTGTGACGCGTTTTTACCGGAATTCCCAGCTTGTATAATTCCTTTTCAGCTTCCAGCATAAACGACAGCACGCGCTCTTGTATCGTACCAAAATAGTGATCATCCAGCTCTTGTCCACGTGGCGGCTTTGCACCTACCAACGTTCGACCGGCTGTCATCAAATCAGGACGGCGATAGAAAAATTCCTGATCAATCAAGAAATATTCCTGCTCGCATCCTACCGTCGAAGAAACGCGTTTGGCATCTACATCAAAAAGTTTTAGCGCTCTCTTAACTTGCTTGTCCAACGCTTCATTAGACCGCAAAATAGGTGTCTTGTGATCCAAAGCTTCGCCCGACCATGATGCAAATGCAGTAGGAATACATAAGTAGCACCCATTATCATTCTCCATAATGAAGGCCGGTGATGTAGGATCCCAAGCTGTATATCCACGAGCTTCAAACGTTTGTCGCAAACCACCATTGGGAAAGCTGGACGCATCGGGCTCACCCTGAATAAGATCAGATCCCGAAAACTCTGCAATAGCTCCACCACCTTGGTTAGGCGTAATAAAGCTGTCATGTTTCTCAGCAGTTAGTCCCGTCAATGGTTGAAACCAATGTGTAAAATGAGTGGCTCCCTTCTCCATGGCCCAGTCTTTCATAGCCACTGCAACTGCATCAGCCACTTCAGGGTTCAACTGCTCCCCCTCTTCAATCGTCTTTTCGAGATCTTTCCAGATGGCTTTCGGCAGCCGTTCCTCAAGCTCTTCCTGCTGAAAAGTATTTTCACCGAAAATTTCGGTGATATTCATAGATTCGTGTTTTTTACCATTCGATTTGGGCGACCAATTTCGCGCAGCCGCCAGCGGATCATATCGTCGCATTGCTTTTGTCATTGGAGTAAGAGAATGTAGTTGTTAAGTTGGAATTTTAAACTGCCCTAAATATAAGTGATATCAAATACACTGCACAAATTATTTAATTAAATTATTATTAACATATAACTTTTAAAGGGTATATAATAAATTTAATTAATTTTTTTAATTAAATAAGCATTTTGTCGGGTTCTCATCTAAATAAATTTACCACACATAAAAAATAGCTTGTTTTTTTAAGCGATCAATTTATTGCTATAATTGGGCCGAAACTTTTTCCACAACTTTTCCCCATTTTTTAGGTATGAAAAATACATCGAAGATGAGCATTTGGATAAAAGCTGCGCGTCCCCAAACCCTTGCCGCCGCTTTTGTTCCAGTATGCGTTGGTGCTTCACTTGCATTTCACGATCAGCAACTGCTTTGGATCCCCTCTATTATTGCCCTGCTCTGTGCTTTCTTGATTCAAATTGGCACCAATTTCGCCAACGACTATTTCGATTTTAAAAAGGGAGCTGATACCGACGACCGTATCGGCTTTGAACGAGCTACATCAAAAGGGCTCATATCAGAACAAGGAATGCGTAATGCTACGATCGTTACGATGGCCATTGCCTTTTTATTTGGACTTTATCTTGTATGGCATGCCGGCTGGGTCATCTTCGGAATCGGTATAGCCTCTCTTTTATTTGGAATACTCTATACCGGCGGACCATTTCCACTGGCTTATAATGGACTCGGAGATCTCTTCGTATTCATTTTTTTTGGGATAATCGCTGTCATGGGCACTTACTATGTAAATGCCCTGGAATGGAGTAACAGCTCATTTTGGGCTTCTCTTGCTGTTGGCGCCCTTTCGACAAACATTTTGGTGATCAATAACCTACGGGATGTTGATCAAGATGTCCGAGCTGGCAAAAATACCTTGGGTGTATTGTTCGGCGAAAATTTTTTACGGATTGAATATCTGGCTATGCTATGCCTTGCCTTTGCCATACCACCTCATTTTTATTTCAAGCTGCATTATGGTGCCATCATATTTCTTCCATTCCTAATTATTCCATTCGGAATTTTATTATTAAAGAAAGTCTGGTTTGAAGACGATAAAGAAACCTTCAACAATTTATTAAAACAAACAGCCCAGTTTATGACGGCTTATGGTATATTGTTTAGTATCGGAATAATTGTGGATTCTCTATGACTTTTAACTGCTTCGAATATCAGCTCCCATTTGTAACCCCTCTTACCACAAGTAATCGAACATATGCCAAACGGAATGGCATTATCTTGGTTTATCGAACCGAGCAATTCGAATGGTATGGAGAGGCTGCTCCTCTTCCCGGCTTTTCTTCTGAGGACATTGCCGAAGTAAAAGAAAAGCTG of the Fodinibius sp. Rm-B-1B1-1 genome contains:
- a CDS encoding amidohydrolase; this encodes MKKVGICGMLIVLLVLGLESQAVAQQEHSQKIDEQINEQTEEIFGQVVEWRRHVHENPELSNREEETAEFIADYMRELGLEVETGVAHTGVVAILEGENDGPVVGLRADIDALPVKERADVPFKSTKTTTYLGKEVGVSHACGHDTHVAMLMGAAKILSDMKDELNGTVKFIFQPAEEGAPPGEEGGAELMVKEGVLENPDVDVVFGQHINSQTEVGKIRYRPKGTMAAADRFVITVKGNQTHGSTPWTGVDPIVTSAKIIEGLQSIISRQTELTKAAAVISVGKIEAGVRNNIIPEEAEMIGTIRTLDTGMQEIIHDKIRHVATKTAESMGAKAEVKIEKGYPVTYNDPELTEQMLPTLQDAAGSENVILSDAITGAEDFSFFQKKVPGLYWFVGGMPKDMDPSEAAPHHTPDFYIEEEGMKLGVKTMVQLTVDYMKQH
- a CDS encoding glutamine synthetase III; this encodes MTKAMRRYDPLAAARNWSPKSNGKKHESMNITEIFGENTFQQEELEERLPKAIWKDLEKTIEEGEQLNPEVADAVAVAMKDWAMEKGATHFTHWFQPLTGLTAEKHDSFITPNQGGGAIAEFSGSDLIQGEPDASSFPNGGLRQTFEARGYTAWDPTSPAFIMENDNGCYLCIPTAFASWSGEALDHKTPILRSNEALDKQVKRALKLFDVDAKRVSSTVGCEQEYFLIDQEFFYRRPDLMTAGRTLVGAKPPRGQELDDHYFGTIQERVLSFMLEAEKELYKLGIPVKTRHNEVAPGQFEIAPIFETCNIAADHQQLMMITLKRIARNYGFECLLHEKPFDGLNGSGKHLNWSLSTSSGINLLEPGDNPHDNRQFLFFFTSILKAVYEHQDLLRISIAHAGNDHRLGANEAPPAIISAYIGDQLADVIEQLLNGGAKESKQGGLLGLGTPVLPSLPKHAGDRNRTSPFAFTGNKFEFRAVGSSQSISFPIAVLNTIVADAIDKLCTDLEEKVDSGTPLEESLGKVIREALSDSKDIIFNGDGYSEEWEKEAEERGLLNLRTTMDALPKLTDDKNVELFEKHKVLNKREIHSRQEIWAEQYLTTLNIEADTTESMAKTMIYPAAVRYMNELSENVERIDKLGLENRGSLEMLKKVNSGLNDLNDALEELREVVLQSNGDSVLESATYVKDEVRPAMTKIRDSVDYLERHVADDYWPLPIYREMLFVK
- a CDS encoding 1,4-dihydroxy-2-naphthoate polyprenyltransferase yields the protein MSIWIKAARPQTLAAAFVPVCVGASLAFHDQQLLWIPSIIALLCAFLIQIGTNFANDYFDFKKGADTDDRIGFERATSKGLISEQGMRNATIVTMAIAFLFGLYLVWHAGWVIFGIGIASLLFGILYTGGPFPLAYNGLGDLFVFIFFGIIAVMGTYYVNALEWSNSSFWASLAVGALSTNILVINNLRDVDQDVRAGKNTLGVLFGENFLRIEYLAMLCLAFAIPPHFYFKLHYGAIIFLPFLIIPFGILLLKKVWFEDDKETFNNLLKQTAQFMTAYGILFSIGIIVDSL